In a genomic window of Nocardia fluminea:
- a CDS encoding ZIP family metal transporter, which produces MSTALLYGLGTAVPLLLGVAVGLRWTLPKAVLAAMMAFGAGTMIAAISEELFAPAFHRDGALLAGTALFAGAGVYVVANHLIENKLGPAAIGWALLLGTVLDGVPENLALGVSLSGGGGLVLVVAIAAGNVPEAVSGAVLMREQHGFEAGRTFALWAVTAAVLVAVTVLGNAYADSVSPTAISAVQAFAGGATIAVLADSLIPEAYREGGWWVGMATAAGFFVAFAIG; this is translated from the coding sequence ATGTCTACCGCCCTGCTGTACGGCCTCGGTACCGCGGTCCCGCTGCTGCTCGGAGTGGCAGTGGGGCTGCGCTGGACGCTGCCGAAAGCCGTGCTCGCCGCGATGATGGCCTTCGGTGCGGGCACCATGATCGCGGCGATCTCGGAGGAACTGTTCGCACCCGCGTTCCACCGCGACGGTGCGCTGCTCGCCGGCACCGCGCTGTTCGCCGGCGCGGGGGTCTACGTGGTCGCCAACCACCTCATCGAGAACAAGCTGGGGCCCGCCGCCATCGGCTGGGCGTTGCTGCTGGGAACCGTCCTCGACGGCGTGCCGGAGAACCTCGCACTGGGTGTATCCCTCAGTGGTGGAGGAGGATTGGTGCTGGTCGTGGCGATCGCGGCGGGCAATGTGCCCGAGGCCGTCAGCGGAGCGGTACTCATGCGCGAGCAACACGGGTTCGAGGCGGGGCGGACCTTCGCGCTCTGGGCGGTGACAGCCGCGGTGCTCGTCGCGGTGACCGTGCTGGGAAACGCTTACGCCGACTCGGTTTCGCCGACCGCGATCAGCGCGGTGCAAGCGTTCGCGGGCGGCGCCACGATCGCGGTGCTGGCCGACTCGCTCATCCCCGAGGCGTACCGCGAAGGCGGCTGGTGGGTCGGAATGGCAACCGCGGCGGGATTCTTCGTCGCTTTCGCCATCGGCTGA
- a CDS encoding prolyl oligopeptidase family serine peptidase — translation MSGVEQNVTDPYLWLEDVTDEGALDWARARNDIVGRRFAATDRFAEMERRVLAMLDDDTKIAYPGRRGPWLYNFWRDAEHQRGLWRRTTFESYATDAPEWDVLIDVDALAEADGENWVWAGAAVLRPSQERAIIHLSRGGADATVEREFDLTTRRFIAPEDGGFFVAEAKSRIGWIDADTVYIGTDFGPGSLTDSGYPRIAKRWRRGTDLAAAETVFEGKSSDVSIGAGYDRHPGYERHYLHRSTDFFNSEVSLLDDGEWRLIETPTDADVDWYRDWLLVRLKTAWTPGDTTFAPGSLLVTDLNEFLSGAREFEVLFAPDPHTSLESWGWTENHLILTTLQDVQTGFRVLTPGPDGWASSELTDSPAMSSTSVANLDPLEGGDEFMLTTTGFTTPTTLLSSAIGDTAVILKQAPGYFDATGIETEQFFATSDDGTAVPYFVIRHRDRRGTPGPTIMNGYGGFEISKTPAYLGSAGMNWLERGGTYVMANIRGGGEYGPEWHTAALKEHRHRAFEDFAAIARDLVTRGITTPDRLGAIGGSNGGLLMGVMLTRYPELFGAIVCQVPLLDMKRYHLLLAGASWVAEYGDPEKPEEWAYISEYSPYQNTDTGKQYPPILLATSTRDDRVHPGHARKMAALLESQDRTVWYYENIEGGHGGAADNKQSAYLSALVYEFFIQMLIEGRRSA, via the coding sequence ATGAGCGGCGTTGAGCAGAACGTGACCGATCCCTATCTCTGGCTCGAGGACGTGACCGACGAGGGCGCGCTGGACTGGGCGCGCGCCCGCAACGACATAGTGGGGCGGCGGTTCGCGGCGACCGACCGATTCGCCGAGATGGAGCGTCGCGTACTGGCGATGCTCGACGACGACACCAAGATCGCCTACCCCGGCAGGCGTGGGCCGTGGCTGTACAACTTCTGGCGTGATGCCGAGCACCAGCGAGGGCTGTGGCGGCGGACCACGTTCGAGTCCTACGCCACCGACGCACCCGAATGGGATGTGCTGATCGACGTCGACGCGCTCGCCGAGGCAGACGGGGAGAACTGGGTGTGGGCGGGCGCGGCGGTGCTGCGGCCGTCGCAGGAGCGGGCCATCATCCATTTGTCCCGCGGGGGCGCCGACGCGACCGTTGAACGCGAATTCGACCTGACCACACGGCGATTCATCGCACCCGAGGACGGCGGCTTCTTCGTCGCGGAGGCGAAGTCGCGGATCGGCTGGATCGATGCCGACACCGTCTACATCGGCACCGATTTCGGCCCGGGGTCACTCACCGATTCCGGGTACCCGCGCATCGCCAAGCGCTGGCGTCGCGGCACCGACCTGGCCGCCGCCGAAACGGTGTTCGAGGGCAAATCCAGTGACGTCTCGATCGGCGCCGGGTACGACCGTCACCCCGGCTACGAGCGGCACTATCTGCACCGGTCGACGGACTTCTTCAACAGCGAGGTGTCGCTGCTCGACGATGGCGAGTGGCGCTTGATCGAGACCCCCACCGACGCGGATGTGGACTGGTACCGCGACTGGCTGCTCGTGCGCTTGAAGACCGCGTGGACACCGGGCGACACCACTTTCGCGCCCGGCAGTCTGCTGGTCACCGATCTGAACGAATTCCTCTCGGGTGCGAGAGAATTCGAAGTGCTCTTCGCCCCCGATCCCCACACCTCGCTGGAATCGTGGGGATGGACCGAGAACCACTTGATCCTCACCACGCTGCAAGACGTGCAGACCGGGTTCCGCGTGCTCACCCCCGGCCCGGACGGCTGGGCGAGCAGCGAGCTCACCGACTCCCCCGCCATGTCGTCCACCTCGGTGGCCAACCTGGACCCGCTCGAGGGCGGCGACGAGTTCATGCTCACCACAACTGGTTTCACCACGCCCACCACGTTGCTCAGCAGCGCGATCGGCGACACCGCGGTCATCTTGAAGCAGGCGCCCGGCTACTTCGACGCCACCGGCATCGAGACCGAGCAGTTCTTCGCGACCTCCGACGACGGAACCGCAGTGCCCTACTTCGTGATCCGTCATCGTGACCGGCGCGGCACACCGGGCCCGACGATCATGAACGGGTACGGCGGCTTCGAGATCTCCAAGACCCCCGCCTATCTCGGCTCGGCGGGCATGAACTGGCTCGAACGCGGCGGCACCTACGTGATGGCCAACATCCGCGGCGGCGGCGAGTACGGACCCGAATGGCACACGGCCGCACTGAAAGAGCACCGCCACCGCGCCTTCGAGGACTTCGCGGCGATCGCCCGCGACCTGGTGACCCGGGGAATCACCACCCCCGACCGGCTCGGTGCGATCGGCGGCAGCAACGGCGGTCTGCTGATGGGCGTGATGCTCACCCGCTACCCGGAACTGTTCGGCGCCATCGTCTGCCAGGTGCCGCTACTGGACATGAAGCGCTATCACCTGCTGCTGGCCGGCGCGTCGTGGGTCGCCGAATACGGTGACCCGGAGAAGCCGGAGGAGTGGGCCTACATCAGCGAGTACTCGCCGTACCAGAACACCGACACCGGTAAGCAGTACCCGCCGATCCTGCTGGCCACCTCCACCCGCGACGATCGGGTCCATCCCGGGCACGCGCGAAAGATGGCCGCGCTCCTCGAGTCCCAGGACCGCACCGTCTGGTACTACGAGAACATCGAGGGTGGTCACGGCGGCGCCGCCGACAACAAGCAGTCGGCGTACCTGTCCGCGCTGGTCTACGAGTTCTTCATTCAGATGCTGATCGAAGGCCGCCGCTCGGCCTGA
- a CDS encoding alpha/beta hydrolase family protein codes for MARVEIVPIQVPDGSTLPVRLIPATGAHRHPVTPDAPRPVVVIVPGLAVPGEFYEYFGHRLAACGFDVAIGELRGQGESTYRPGAESTYGYHELVSVDFPAMLAAVRNRFPASTPYLLGHSMGGQLAAMYAARVRGRLGGLILVASGTPYFRGYRGVFGPGVLMGTAAVAVASNLAGFWPGDLLGKRAYGRQSKVLMSDWARLARTGRFVPVGADIDYDERMSRLKFPVLSITVAGDDMAPQTSADHLLGKLPGAQITRWFQPEALGHNGWITNPDSTVDAVEKWLRDR; via the coding sequence ATGGCGCGGGTCGAGATCGTCCCGATCCAAGTACCCGACGGCAGCACCTTGCCGGTGCGGCTCATTCCGGCCACCGGCGCACACCGGCATCCGGTCACCCCGGACGCGCCGCGCCCGGTCGTGGTGATCGTCCCCGGGCTGGCCGTGCCCGGCGAGTTCTACGAGTATTTCGGACATCGGTTGGCCGCCTGCGGATTCGATGTCGCCATCGGCGAACTGCGTGGTCAGGGCGAGAGCACCTACCGTCCCGGCGCCGAGAGCACCTACGGCTACCACGAACTGGTCTCGGTGGACTTTCCGGCGATGCTGGCCGCGGTACGCAACCGGTTCCCGGCCAGCACGCCGTACCTGCTCGGTCACAGCATGGGCGGGCAGCTCGCCGCGATGTACGCGGCCCGGGTGCGCGGCAGACTCGGCGGCCTGATCCTGGTCGCCTCCGGCACACCGTATTTCCGTGGCTATCGCGGGGTGTTCGGCCCGGGCGTGCTGATGGGCACCGCGGCGGTGGCGGTCGCGTCGAACCTGGCCGGGTTCTGGCCGGGGGACCTGCTCGGCAAGCGCGCCTACGGCAGACAGTCCAAGGTTCTCATGTCGGACTGGGCCAGGCTGGCGCGTACCGGGCGTTTCGTGCCCGTCGGCGCCGATATCGACTACGACGAACGGATGTCACGGCTGAAGTTCCCGGTGCTGTCGATCACCGTCGCCGGTGACGACATGGCCCCGCAGACCTCCGCCGACCACCTGCTCGGCAAGCTGCCCGGCGCGCAGATCACCCGGTGGTTCCAGCCGGAGGCCCTCGGGCACAACGGCTGGATCACCAATCCGGACTCCACCGTCGACGCGGTGGAGAAGTGGTTGCGCGACCGCTGA
- a CDS encoding DUF6585 family protein: MITPNRPEDVADTRHTVPLTQLIHLMAEYQHLGAHRDTFLATPADDTFVRGCGIVAGCIATIGIIVGAVGGWQGGVALLVIAAAPVLLALHRGVINRQNRAARIDLFDHGVTVYRSGQRVAGFRWDSTEVRQHSIPFHDTTPVTYLLELSGPGGVEATIDEEGFARAREWARAIQSAVTATQLPVAVAAIDNGETVPFGDLSLSLDALTFRDEALPWEDIQLIDARSGHIRIKLSGMWMSLAPVSTIPNFYIFNELAERLRLTPVG, translated from the coding sequence GTGATCACTCCGAACAGGCCGGAGGACGTAGCCGATACTCGGCACACGGTGCCGTTGACCCAACTGATACACCTGATGGCGGAGTATCAGCATCTCGGCGCGCACCGTGACACCTTTCTCGCCACCCCCGCCGACGACACCTTCGTGCGCGGCTGCGGGATCGTCGCGGGCTGTATCGCCACCATCGGCATCATCGTCGGCGCGGTCGGCGGATGGCAGGGCGGTGTGGCACTTCTCGTGATCGCGGCCGCACCCGTCCTGCTCGCGCTACACCGCGGGGTCATCAACCGGCAGAACCGCGCCGCTCGCATCGACCTGTTCGACCACGGCGTCACCGTCTACCGCTCCGGCCAGCGCGTGGCCGGATTCCGGTGGGACAGCACCGAAGTGCGTCAGCACTCGATTCCCTTCCACGACACCACCCCCGTCACCTACCTGCTGGAACTGTCGGGTCCCGGCGGTGTCGAAGCGACCATCGACGAAGAGGGTTTCGCCCGCGCCCGCGAATGGGCCCGCGCCATCCAATCCGCCGTCACCGCCACTCAACTCCCCGTCGCGGTAGCCGCCATCGACAACGGCGAAACCGTCCCCTTCGGCGACCTCTCCCTCTCCCTCGACGCCCTCACCTTCCGCGACGAAGCCCTGCCCTGGGAAGACATCCAGCTCATCGACGCCCGCAGCGGCCACATCCGCATCAAACTCTCCGGCATGTGGATGTCCCTGGCCCCCGTCAGCACCATCCCCAACTTCTACATCTTCAACGAACTAGCCGAACGCCTCCGCCTGACCCCGGTCGGCTGA
- a CDS encoding TetR/AcrR family transcriptional regulator, with amino-acid sequence MSQDANTGRMYAGQPVEDRQRQRRARFLESGLTVFARDGYANSSVGAICKDAGLSSRQFYEEFTGRESLLLELYEQIDRHSREAVATALEDKSEATVLEQIDAAVRAYVESIGTDPRKARVALVEVVGAGPKVEKFRLELRRVWGSLLASAAEDAAMHGEIPAGDYELRVLAIIGAVNYVVDGWSGSDPRPPLDEVIKVLSRVILGAVGA; translated from the coding sequence ATGTCACAGGATGCGAATACGGGACGAATGTATGCCGGGCAACCCGTAGAGGACCGGCAACGCCAGCGGCGTGCGCGTTTTCTGGAGTCAGGCCTGACGGTCTTCGCGCGCGACGGGTACGCCAACAGTTCGGTCGGTGCCATCTGTAAGGACGCGGGACTATCGTCTCGACAGTTCTACGAGGAGTTCACCGGTCGCGAATCCTTGCTGCTGGAGCTGTACGAACAGATCGACCGGCATTCACGCGAGGCGGTGGCTACCGCGCTCGAGGACAAGTCCGAGGCGACCGTGCTCGAGCAGATCGACGCGGCCGTGCGGGCCTACGTCGAGTCGATCGGCACCGATCCGCGCAAGGCGCGGGTCGCGTTGGTCGAAGTGGTCGGCGCCGGCCCCAAGGTCGAGAAGTTTCGTCTGGAACTGCGCCGCGTATGGGGTTCGCTGCTGGCCAGCGCCGCCGAGGACGCGGCCATGCACGGCGAAATCCCGGCCGGCGACTACGAATTGCGAGTGCTCGCCATCATCGGCGCGGTGAACTACGTGGTCGACGGCTGGAGCGGCAGCGACCCACGCCCGCCGCTCGACGAGGTGATCAAGGTGCTGAGCCGGGTGATCCTGGGCGCGGTCGGGGCTTGA
- a CDS encoding Clp protease N-terminal domain-containing protein — translation MSTPNFRLDDLIDGIKKARPDNVLDQLSDAVVAANHLGETADHLIGHFVDQARRSGASWTDIGASMGVSKQAVQKRFVPKGPSDTAAMDPQAGFAKFTDRARQVVVGSQEAARASGSSQIALGHLILGLIGQTEGLAAKEIIARGVSLDAVRDAATASLPAADGDVPALIPFDGDTKKVLELTFREALRLGHNYIGTEHILLALLEQENGTGVLSGLGLDKAVVEAELVELLNQFLASVQDEA, via the coding sequence ATGAGCACACCGAACTTTCGCCTCGACGACCTCATCGACGGCATCAAGAAGGCCCGCCCCGACAACGTCCTCGACCAACTCTCCGACGCGGTGGTCGCCGCCAATCACCTCGGCGAGACCGCCGACCACCTGATCGGCCACTTCGTCGACCAGGCTCGCCGCTCCGGCGCCTCCTGGACCGACATCGGCGCCAGCATGGGCGTCAGCAAGCAGGCCGTACAGAAACGATTCGTGCCCAAGGGGCCGAGCGACACGGCCGCCATGGACCCGCAGGCCGGCTTCGCCAAGTTCACCGACCGGGCCCGGCAGGTGGTCGTCGGCTCGCAGGAGGCGGCCCGCGCCTCGGGAAGTAGCCAGATCGCGCTCGGGCATCTGATCCTCGGCCTGATCGGGCAGACGGAGGGTCTGGCCGCCAAGGAGATCATCGCCAGGGGTGTCTCACTGGACGCGGTGCGCGATGCCGCGACCGCCTCGCTGCCCGCCGCCGACGGTGACGTGCCCGCTCTCATCCCTTTCGACGGCGACACGAAGAAGGTACTCGAGCTCACCTTTCGCGAGGCGCTGCGGCTCGGCCACAACTACATCGGCACCGAGCACATCCTGCTGGCTCTGCTGGAACAGGAGAACGGCACGGGCGTACTCAGCGGTCTGGGCCTTGACAAGGCCGTCGTCGAGGCCGAACTCGTCGAGCTGCTGAATCAGTTCCTGGCTTCGGTGCAGGACGAGGCCTGA
- a CDS encoding SRPBCC family protein, producing MPNTLEASIDIAAPPEKVWTVLGDLRRMSELSPTTVKMVALGGVRDGAFTVNVNKVGWKIYPTTSRIVRFEPNKALAFRMNENRTVWAYELEPTATGTRVVETRTVDAKGLPGWLRGAIKVAMGGEEKFEADLVSGMRETLNKVKDAAER from the coding sequence TTGCCGAACACTCTCGAAGCCAGCATCGACATCGCAGCACCGCCGGAGAAGGTCTGGACGGTACTCGGAGATCTGCGCCGCATGTCCGAGCTCAGCCCGACGACAGTGAAGATGGTCGCGCTCGGCGGCGTCCGCGACGGCGCCTTCACCGTCAACGTCAACAAGGTGGGCTGGAAGATCTACCCGACCACTTCGCGGATCGTGCGCTTCGAGCCGAACAAGGCGCTGGCGTTCCGGATGAACGAGAACCGCACGGTCTGGGCCTACGAGCTCGAGCCGACCGCCACCGGCACCCGCGTCGTCGAGACGCGCACCGTCGACGCCAAGGGCCTGCCCGGCTGGCTGCGCGGCGCGATCAAGGTCGCCATGGGCGGCGAGGAGAAGTTCGAGGCCGACCTGGTCTCGGGAATGCGGGAGACGCTGAACAAGGTGAAGGACGCCGCCGAGCGCTGA
- the groL gene encoding chaperonin GroEL (60 kDa chaperone family; promotes refolding of misfolded polypeptides especially under stressful conditions; forms two stacked rings of heptamers to form a barrel-shaped 14mer; ends can be capped by GroES; misfolded proteins enter the barrel where they are refolded when GroES binds) produces the protein MAKTIAYDEEARRGLERGLNALADAVKVTLGPKGRNVVLEKKWGAPTITNDGVSIAKEIDLEDPYEKIGAELVKEVAKKTDDVAGDGTTTATVLAQALVREGLRNVAAGANPLGLKRGIEKAVEAVTAKLLDTAKEIDTKEQIAATAGISAGDPAIGQLIAEAMDKVGKEGVITVEESNTFGLQLELTEGMRFDKGYISGYFVTDPERQEAVLEDPYILLVSSKISTVKDLLPLLEKVIQAGKPLLIIAEDVEGEALSTLVVNKIRGTFKSVAVKAPGFGDRRKAQLADIAILTGGEVISEEVGLSLETAGIELLGTARKVVITKDETTIVEGAGDAEAIKGRVAQIRAEIESSDSDYDREKLQERLAKLAGGVAVIKAGAATEVELKERKHRIEDAVRNAKAAVEEGIVAGGGVALLQAAPALDGFSGLTADEATGVNIVRVALSAPLKQIAFNAGLEPGVVAEKVSNLPEGEGLNADTGVYENLLAAGVADPVKVTRSALQNAASIAALFLTTEAVVADKPEKSAPAGGDPTGGMGGMDF, from the coding sequence ATGGCCAAGACAATTGCGTACGACGAAGAGGCCCGTCGCGGTCTCGAGCGGGGTCTGAACGCCCTCGCCGACGCTGTCAAGGTGACGCTGGGCCCGAAGGGTCGCAACGTCGTGCTCGAGAAGAAGTGGGGTGCCCCCACGATCACCAACGATGGTGTTTCCATCGCCAAGGAGATCGACCTCGAGGACCCGTACGAGAAGATCGGCGCCGAGCTGGTCAAGGAAGTCGCCAAGAAGACGGACGACGTCGCGGGCGACGGTACGACCACCGCCACCGTGCTCGCCCAGGCGCTCGTACGTGAAGGTCTGCGCAACGTCGCGGCCGGCGCGAACCCGCTCGGCCTGAAGCGTGGCATCGAGAAGGCCGTCGAGGCCGTCACCGCCAAGCTGCTCGACACCGCCAAGGAGATCGACACCAAGGAGCAGATCGCTGCTACCGCTGGTATCTCCGCGGGCGACCCTGCCATCGGCCAGCTCATCGCCGAGGCGATGGACAAGGTCGGCAAGGAAGGTGTCATCACCGTCGAGGAGAGCAACACCTTCGGGCTCCAGTTGGAGCTCACCGAGGGCATGCGCTTCGACAAGGGCTACATCTCCGGTTACTTCGTCACCGACCCCGAGCGTCAGGAAGCGGTCCTCGAGGATCCGTACATCCTGCTCGTGTCGTCGAAGATCTCGACCGTGAAGGACCTGCTGCCGCTGCTGGAGAAGGTCATCCAGGCCGGCAAGCCGCTGCTGATCATCGCCGAGGACGTCGAGGGTGAAGCCCTGTCGACCCTGGTCGTGAACAAGATCCGTGGCACCTTCAAGTCTGTCGCCGTCAAGGCGCCGGGCTTCGGTGACCGTCGCAAGGCCCAGCTGGCCGATATCGCCATCCTCACCGGTGGCGAGGTCATCAGCGAAGAGGTCGGCCTCTCCCTGGAGACCGCCGGTATCGAGCTGCTCGGCACCGCGCGCAAGGTCGTCATCACCAAGGACGAGACCACCATCGTCGAGGGTGCGGGCGACGCGGAGGCCATCAAGGGCCGCGTGGCGCAGATCCGCGCCGAGATCGAGTCCTCGGATTCGGACTACGACCGTGAGAAGCTGCAGGAACGTCTGGCCAAGCTGGCCGGCGGCGTCGCGGTGATCAAGGCCGGTGCCGCTACCGAGGTCGAGCTCAAGGAGCGCAAGCACCGCATCGAAGATGCTGTGCGCAACGCCAAGGCCGCCGTCGAAGAGGGCATCGTTGCCGGTGGTGGCGTCGCGCTGCTGCAGGCCGCCCCCGCGCTCGACGGCTTCAGCGGCCTGACCGCTGACGAGGCGACCGGTGTCAACATCGTGCGCGTCGCGCTGTCGGCTCCGCTCAAGCAGATCGCCTTCAACGCGGGCCTCGAGCCCGGCGTCGTGGCCGAGAAGGTCTCCAACCTCCCCGAGGGCGAAGGCCTGAACGCCGACACCGGTGTCTACGAGAACCTGCTGGCCGCCGGCGTTGCCGACCCGGTCAAGGTCACCCGCTCGGCCCTGCAGAACGCGGCCTCCATCGCCGCGCTCTTCCTCACCACCGAGGCAGTAGTCGCCGACAAGCCGGAGAAGTCCGCCCCCGCAGGCGGCGACCCCACCGGCGGCATGGGCGGCATGGACTTCTGA
- a CDS encoding alpha/beta hydrolase, with the protein MLVVDEGEPTAPAIVFLHGIPGSVDWFAAVAERMVANFRVIRVDMRELGTDGDFGAAARTAPVLALMDDLDLTDVTVVGHSFGAEIALELAAASRRIARVVVVGQAPDYRAARIPAADPTDGEPRTSRWSCAWTRRRGFCRNVPAGAGLSARRRPSPCSASPAFPRPGRPRTSPRRPWRP; encoded by the coding sequence GTGTTGGTTGTGGACGAGGGTGAACCCACCGCCCCGGCGATCGTGTTCCTGCACGGCATTCCGGGATCGGTCGACTGGTTCGCCGCCGTCGCCGAGCGGATGGTCGCGAACTTCCGGGTGATCCGCGTGGACATGCGCGAACTGGGCACCGACGGCGACTTCGGCGCGGCGGCGCGGACCGCCCCGGTCCTCGCGCTCATGGACGATCTCGACCTCACCGACGTGACGGTGGTCGGCCACTCGTTCGGCGCCGAGATCGCGCTGGAACTCGCCGCCGCCTCGCGCCGCATCGCTCGCGTCGTCGTCGTGGGCCAGGCACCGGACTACCGCGCCGCGCGCATCCCGGCCGCCGATCCCACTGACGGCGAACCGCGAACTTCCCGGTGGTCGTGCGCGTGGACTCGCCGACGCGGGTTCTGCCGGAACGTTCCGGCGGGCGCGGGTCTCAGCGCTCGGCGGCGTCCTTCACCTTGTTCAGCGTCTCCCGCATTCCCGAGACCAGGTCGGCCTCGAACTTCTCCTCGCCGCCCATGGCGACCTTGA